A region of Methanobrevibacter sp. DNA encodes the following proteins:
- a CDS encoding thymidylate synthase — MLTINQCYLDFVDKILKQGKETYKDSNHHLVESLGNFYIIDDPLDLKFRAKYQHYTTQMMLDDIKSGRFDIDGCPIKSDALYEYVKSAENPDDQGFVYTYPNRIFAHFNIDQFNTMKERILTATGSNRAVAVTIDPELDAEREDIPCLQFLQCVVRNNELTIHCLFRSNDIYGAFYSNMFFIAYLGLKMKEEVNKEIVGEKLNFGGVHYHSTSGHIYNT; from the coding sequence ATGCTAACCATTAATCAATGTTATTTAGATTTTGTAGATAAAATTTTAAAACAAGGAAAAGAAACTTATAAGGACTCCAATCATCATTTAGTGGAAAGTCTTGGAAACTTTTACATTATTGATGATCCTTTAGATTTAAAATTCAGAGCAAAATATCAACATTACACTACTCAAATGATGTTGGATGACATTAAATCCGGAAGATTTGACATTGACGGTTGTCCTATTAAAAGTGATGCTCTTTATGAATATGTAAAATCCGCAGAAAACCCAGATGACCAAGGATTTGTCTACACTTACCCTAACCGTATCTTTGCTCATTTCAATATTGATCAATTTAACACAATGAAAGAGAGAATATTGACTGCGACCGGTTCAAATCGTGCAGTAGCAGTTACAATTGATCCAGAACTCGATGCTGAAAGAGAAGATATCCCATGCCTTCAGTTTTTACAGTGCGTTGTACGTAATAATGAATTAACTATCCACTGTCTTTTTAGAAGTAATGATATTTATGGTGCATTTTACTCAAATATGTTTTTCATAGCATATTTAGGTCTTAAAATGAAAGAAGAAGTCAACAAAGAAATTGTTGGTGAAAAATTAAACTTTGGTGGAGTTCACTACCACTCAACTTCTGGCCACATTTACAATAC